One part of the Longimicrobiaceae bacterium genome encodes these proteins:
- a CDS encoding PBP1A family penicillin-binding protein, translated as MATAPKRPAASAKPRARKPAPKKKGGGGRRFFRFVLACCGIALAGGLAVLAYLWPRCSGAACPNVAALRDYTPPQASAVYDADGRVVARLAPEQRTVVPLRQIPARVSGAFLAVEDKRFYQHHGVDWRRAAGALARDIKTLRYNQGFSTVTMQLARNVFPEQLTRAKTLRRKLWEITIARRIEKAFGKDEILELYLNQIYLGEGLYGVEAAAEGYFGKPAARLSLAESAMLAALPKAPSYYSPRRNPEAALRRRNVVLGLMADAGVVTPQEAERARAEPLRLAPPAEAGGAAPYFVAAVRQELRDRMGADAERQGLRVYTALDRGMQSAAEAQLVRQIAAIERGAYGRWRHASCSAGKQVRPDQCLQGLFVALDPNTGDIRALVGGRDYALSQFDRVRQARRQAGSSFKPIVYAAAIAAGMPISTPLVGPGAQDVVEGAGGYRPADHVADSVTLDMRGSLRVSSNRAAVAVGERVGTGQVVELAHRMGITTSIKAYPSTFLGAADVMPLQMVATYAAFTNGGTAVAPRLIRRITDAQGRVLYAADTQRHYALSPSVAFLTNSLMRDVVDHGTGIGARGPGGLPWNVPAAGKTGTTNEAADVWFIGVTPDVVAGVWLGFDRPQSILGDASGGGLAAPVWGRVMGSWYKGRPVPAPWAVPADVTTRRIDGESGQLATPACPAEHVRDEFYQQGTEPTQACPLHPDTLPAADGIVGTVVRGIGDLLDGSAPDTTADGTSGDGNAPQPESPAPPPARVVRPVPRTVPPPRLPAARPPLSPRP; from the coding sequence ATGGCTACAGCTCCCAAGCGTCCCGCAGCATCCGCCAAGCCACGCGCCCGCAAGCCAGCCCCGAAGAAGAAGGGCGGAGGCGGGCGCCGCTTCTTCCGCTTCGTGCTGGCGTGCTGCGGCATCGCGCTGGCGGGCGGGCTGGCGGTGCTGGCGTACCTGTGGCCGCGCTGCTCGGGCGCGGCGTGCCCCAACGTGGCCGCGCTGCGCGACTACACGCCCCCGCAGGCGAGCGCCGTCTACGACGCGGACGGGCGCGTGGTCGCTCGCCTGGCCCCGGAGCAGCGGACCGTGGTGCCGCTGCGGCAGATACCCGCGCGCGTGTCCGGCGCCTTCCTGGCGGTGGAGGACAAGCGCTTCTACCAGCACCACGGGGTCGACTGGCGGCGCGCGGCCGGCGCCCTGGCGCGCGACATCAAGACGCTGCGCTACAACCAGGGCTTCAGCACCGTGACCATGCAGCTCGCCCGCAACGTCTTCCCCGAGCAGCTCACGCGGGCCAAGACGCTGCGCCGCAAGCTGTGGGAGATCACCATCGCGCGGCGGATCGAGAAGGCGTTCGGCAAGGACGAGATCCTGGAGCTGTACCTCAACCAGATCTACCTGGGCGAGGGCCTGTACGGTGTGGAGGCCGCGGCCGAGGGCTACTTCGGCAAGCCCGCCGCGCGCCTGTCGCTGGCCGAGTCCGCCATGCTGGCGGCGCTGCCCAAAGCGCCCAGCTACTACAGCCCGCGCCGCAATCCCGAGGCGGCCCTCCGGCGCCGGAACGTCGTGCTTGGGCTGATGGCGGACGCGGGTGTCGTCACGCCGCAGGAGGCGGAGCGCGCCCGCGCCGAGCCGCTGCGACTGGCGCCGCCGGCCGAGGCGGGCGGGGCGGCACCGTACTTCGTGGCCGCCGTCCGGCAGGAGCTGCGCGACCGCATGGGGGCCGACGCGGAGCGGCAGGGGTTGCGCGTGTACACCGCGCTCGACCGCGGCATGCAGTCCGCCGCCGAGGCGCAGCTCGTCCGGCAGATCGCCGCGATCGAGAGGGGCGCGTACGGCCGCTGGCGCCACGCGTCGTGCTCGGCCGGAAAGCAGGTGCGGCCGGACCAGTGCCTCCAGGGCCTGTTCGTGGCGCTGGACCCCAACACCGGCGACATCCGCGCCCTCGTGGGCGGGCGCGACTACGCGCTCAGCCAGTTCGACCGCGTGCGGCAGGCGCGGCGGCAGGCGGGCTCGTCGTTCAAGCCCATCGTCTACGCCGCGGCCATCGCGGCGGGGATGCCCATCTCCACGCCGCTCGTGGGTCCCGGCGCGCAGGACGTGGTGGAGGGCGCGGGCGGCTACCGTCCGGCGGACCACGTGGCCGACAGCGTCACGCTGGACATGCGCGGCAGCCTGCGCGTATCGTCCAACCGTGCCGCCGTGGCCGTGGGCGAGCGGGTCGGCACGGGGCAGGTGGTGGAGCTGGCCCACCGTATGGGCATCACGACCTCCATCAAGGCCTATCCGTCCACCTTCCTCGGCGCGGCAGACGTGATGCCGCTGCAGATGGTGGCCACGTACGCCGCCTTCACCAACGGCGGCACCGCGGTCGCGCCGCGCCTCATCCGCCGCATCACCGATGCGCAGGGGCGGGTGCTGTACGCGGCAGACACGCAGCGCCACTATGCGCTCTCGCCGTCCGTGGCGTTCCTCACCAACTCGCTCATGCGCGACGTGGTGGACCACGGCACCGGCATCGGCGCGCGGGGGCCGGGCGGGCTGCCGTGGAACGTGCCGGCCGCGGGGAAGACGGGGACCACCAACGAGGCGGCCGACGTCTGGTTCATCGGCGTCACGCCCGACGTGGTGGCGGGCGTGTGGCTGGGCTTCGACCGGCCGCAGTCCATCCTGGGCGACGCGTCCGGTGGCGGGCTCGCGGCGCCGGTGTGGGGACGGGTGATGGGAAGCTGGTACAAGGGCCGCCCCGTGCCGGCGCCGTGGGCGGTGCCGGCGGACGTGACCACGCGCCGCATCGACGGCGAGTCCGGCCAGCTCGCCACTCCCGCGTGCCCGGCAGAGCACGTGCGCGACGAGTTCTACCAGCAGGGCACCGAGCCCACCCAGGCGTGCCCGCTGCACCCCGACACGCTCCCGGCCGCCGACGGCATCGTGGGCACGGTGGTGCGGGGTATCGGCGACCTGCTCGACGGATCGGCGCCGGACACCACGGCAGATGGCACCAGCGGCGACGGCAACGCCCCGCAGCCGGAGTCGCCCGCCCCGCCGCCCGCGCGCGTGGTGCGTCCGGTGCCGCGCACCGTCCCTCCGCCCCGTCTTCCGGCGGCCCGTCCCCCTCTGTCGCCGCGTCCGTAG
- a CDS encoding SDR family oxidoreductase: MTSSVRPPQRDLGGRVALVTGGAVRVGRAISLTLAGEGMRLVVHYNSSAEAAEALVAEVRAQGGEAVALAADLADGEAVERLAREAEAAFGGVDVLVNNASVFPPERLEETGASLWDHTMAVNLRAPFLLTRALAATLRARRGVVVNIADLAGMQAWEGYAAHSISKAGLIHLTKVAARALAPEVRVVAIAPGTVLPPENLGEDEVRRLAERAPLRRNGSPDDVVAALLYLLRADFVTGDTLVVDGGRLLRS, encoded by the coding sequence ATGACCTCCTCCGTACGTCCGCCGCAGCGGGACCTGGGGGGCCGCGTCGCGCTCGTGACCGGCGGCGCCGTGCGCGTGGGCCGCGCCATCTCTCTCACGCTCGCGGGCGAGGGAATGCGCCTGGTCGTGCACTACAACTCGTCTGCCGAGGCGGCGGAGGCGCTGGTCGCGGAGGTGCGCGCGCAGGGTGGGGAAGCGGTCGCGCTCGCCGCCGACCTGGCGGACGGGGAGGCCGTGGAGCGGCTGGCTCGGGAGGCGGAGGCGGCGTTCGGCGGGGTGGACGTGCTGGTGAACAACGCGTCGGTCTTCCCGCCCGAGCGGCTGGAGGAGACCGGCGCGTCGCTGTGGGACCACACGATGGCGGTGAACCTTCGCGCGCCCTTCCTGCTCACCCGTGCGCTTGCGGCCACGCTGCGGGCGCGACGCGGCGTGGTGGTCAACATCGCCGACCTGGCGGGGATGCAGGCGTGGGAAGGCTACGCAGCGCACTCCATCTCCAAAGCCGGCCTCATCCACCTCACCAAGGTTGCCGCCCGCGCGCTCGCCCCGGAGGTGCGTGTGGTCGCCATTGCCCCCGGTACGGTCCTCCCCCCCGAGAACCTCGGCGAGGACGAGGTCCGCCGCCTCGCCGAGCGCGCCCCCCTCCGCCGCAACGGCTCGCCGGACGATGTCGTAGCCGCGCTTCTGTACCTCCTCCGCGCCGATTTCGTCACGGGTGACACGCTGGTGGTGGACGGTGGGCGGCTGCTGCGGAGCTAA
- a CDS encoding NAD(P)/FAD-dependent oxidoreductase yields the protein MSEASITDVTVIGGGPTGLFAAFYAGLRGVSCRIVDALPQLGGQLMALYPEKYIFDVGGLPKILAKDLANNMIEQGTQFGPEVVLEAEVESLVPEDGHIRLVTRQGEFLTRTVVITAGKGALNPRVLECPGWDEHYSREGGVHTHVRQPEDFRGKKVLLIGGGDSAVDWVLGLRGVASEVTLIHRRPEFRAHKASVQEMWAAAERGEVNVRTPYETRAIVGEGGCVTRAVLHNNDTAEEQELEVDAVVALLGFKPDLGPISTWGLELEKNTIKVSQLMETNITGVYAAGDVVHYPGKLELIATGYGEAAIAVNNAVHYMNPKARTAPGHSTNLKIFKQDDE from the coding sequence GTGAGCGAAGCGAGCATCACCGACGTCACCGTGATCGGAGGCGGCCCCACGGGGCTGTTCGCCGCCTTCTACGCGGGCCTGCGCGGCGTGTCGTGCCGCATCGTGGACGCGCTGCCGCAGCTGGGCGGGCAGCTCATGGCGCTGTACCCGGAGAAGTACATCTTCGACGTGGGCGGCCTGCCCAAGATCCTCGCCAAGGACCTGGCGAACAACATGATCGAGCAGGGCACCCAGTTCGGGCCCGAGGTGGTGCTGGAGGCCGAGGTCGAGAGCCTGGTGCCCGAAGACGGCCACATCCGCCTGGTCACGCGCCAGGGCGAGTTCCTCACCCGCACGGTCGTGATCACCGCGGGCAAAGGGGCACTGAACCCACGCGTGCTGGAGTGCCCGGGCTGGGACGAGCACTACTCGCGCGAGGGCGGCGTGCACACCCACGTGCGCCAGCCGGAGGACTTCCGCGGCAAGAAGGTGCTGCTCATCGGCGGCGGCGACAGCGCGGTGGACTGGGTGCTGGGGCTGCGCGGCGTGGCCAGCGAAGTCACGCTCATCCACCGGCGGCCGGAGTTCCGCGCGCACAAGGCGAGCGTGCAGGAGATGTGGGCGGCGGCCGAGCGCGGGGAGGTGAACGTGCGCACGCCGTACGAGACGCGCGCCATCGTGGGCGAGGGCGGCTGCGTGACGCGCGCGGTGCTGCACAACAACGACACGGCCGAGGAGCAGGAGCTGGAGGTGGACGCGGTGGTGGCGCTGCTGGGCTTCAAGCCGGACCTCGGCCCCATCTCCACCTGGGGGCTGGAGCTGGAGAAGAACACCATCAAGGTGTCCCAGCTCATGGAGACGAACATCACCGGCGTGTACGCGGCGGGCGACGTGGTGCACTATCCCGGCAAGCTGGAGCTGATCGCCACCGGCTATGGCGAGGCCGCCATCGCCGTGAACAACGCGGTGCACTACATGAATCCCAAGGCCCGCACGGCGCCCGGCCACTCCACCAACCTGAAGATCTTCAAGCAGGACGACGAGTAG